The region ATCGCAGCGCGAAAAGTGGACGGTGACATATTCACGGCCGCACCAACTAACAAACCGCCTGCTGATCCGCCCTCAATTACGGTCCTGTCGGGTGAGGAGTATTTGTTCGCCTGAAGCCATTTTGCCGAGTCGATAAAGTCGTTAAACGAATTTAACTTCTTGAACATCCGTCCATCAAGCCGCCATTTCTCGCCAAGCTCACCGCCGCCTCGAATTTGGGCGATCGCATAGATCATTCCACGATCTACCAGGCTAAGCGTACCGACCGAAAAATACGGTGTCATCGAGAGACCGTACGAGCCATACCCATAAAGCAGCATCGGAGCCGAACCGTCAAGCTTCGTTCCCTTCCTCATCATTAAGATGACGGGAATCTTCACGCCGTCGCGAGCATCTGCCCAAACCCGTTTTGTTTCGTACTGCGTCTTGTCGTAGCCGCTCGGAATTTCCTGCTGTTTAATGAGCGTACTTTTCCGCGATGCAAAGTCGAATTCATAAGTCGAATTCGGAGTTATCATCGAGGCATAACCGTAACGAACAACCGGCGTTTCGTACTCGGGATTTGCCGTAAGATTTATAGTATAAACGCTTTCGGGTGTTTCGATCCGCTGATCGGCACGACGTGTTTTACGGTCTTTTACACGAAGATACTCGAGGCCATTCTCAACCTCGGAAACAACGGCATAGTCTTTAAAGAATGCGATTCCATCGATCTTTATTTCTGGATTGTATGGAACAAAGTCGGTCCAATTCTTCTCGCTCGGATCATTCGCAGGCGCTCGAACAACCTTAAAATTCTCGGCGTTCTTGTTTGTAGTTATGTAGAATTCACCGCTGTCAAAAGTAGCATAATATTCGTGTCCTTCACGTCGCGGACTGATCAATTTCCATGCGCCGAGCGGATCGTCCGCCGCAAGATAACGAAATTCCCGCATCGTTTTTGCACTAGAGGCAATAAACATCATCTTGCGGTCGCGCGAACGCCTGACACCGACATCGAAGAGCACATCCTTTTCCTCAAAGACCGTTTCGTTCTTGTCCGTCCCAACTGCGTGCCGCAATATCTTGTCCGAGCGCTTCGAAACCGGATCTTCCTGTCCTATAAAAAGATACTTGCCGTCATTTGACCAAACAGCCGATGTGACACGCTCGATCTTGTCCGGCAGTATCTTCCCGGTCGTGAGGTCTTTGATCTGTAAAACATATTGCCTGTAACCAGTCGTATCAGTAGAGAAAGCCAGGAATTTGCCGTCGTCACTAACGTCAAATTCACTGATATTAAAATACTCAGATCCTTTTGCCATCTCGTTTTGATCAAGCAACACTTCCGCATTTTTTCCGTCCTTAGACCTGCTGCGAAGATAGGTCGAATACTGCTTACCCTTTTCCGTTTTGGTGAAATACCAATACTCACCCAATTTATAAGGCACGCTAGTATCGTCTTCCTTTATACGCCCGAGCATTTCCTTATAAAGCGTATCAACGAACGGCTGGTGCTTGCCCATGAACGACTCGGTATATTTATTGTTTTCTTCAAGATACGACTTGATCGCGGGACCGAGCTTACTCTTGTCGCCGCGGAGCCAGGCGTAATTATCCGTGATCTCATAACCATGGATCTTTAGAATTTTGGGTTCCTTCTTAGCAATAGGTGGTTTCATATCTGTCTGAGCAACGATAACAAAGCGGCCGATCACAATAATGATAAATAGCGGGGCAAGACTTAACAATCTTTTGACCATTCCAAACTCCTTGTTGTTTACGATAATTATTTTACAGTAGATGCCGATGCTAATACGAACTGTTGCACCGCGCGGTTTCGCATCCGCCAAAAACGTAACATCCGTGTGCCCAGCTGTCCCACTGTCCCACTGTTTTTTTTTCACCCGAGTTGCCGTTCCGCCGTTTCAGAGCGTTCCACTGTCAAATGGAACGCGCAAACTATTGTATTTATTGCAGTTGCATTGATTTTTGGCCTATATTCCACGTTTTTTGAAAAAATATGACGTCACCTTACAAAATGTGTAACTGGTTGCAAATATTACTGTTACAGTCAGAACAAATTTCAAACAATCTAATCTTCGCTGAAACGATATTTCGATTCAAACCCGTAAGCCCCGATCTCCGACTCATTAATTGAATGCTAAACAATGCATGTAAGTCGCACCGCTCTTACGCCAATATTGCGTCTAAAGTTTAACATCTTATCCATGAAACGTCTGCCTTGGTGAATTCAAGTTGCAATTGCAAATTTCAGTTCTGCACTTTGTCCGACTTGGCCGTTTTTTTACGCATTCATCTCTAAGAGGAAAAATCGATGCATCCGTTTACCCTATATTCGCGCCCAATCAAAGCTTCTGCTCTTTTCGCCCTAATTTTGTTGGGCTTTGTCATGATATCCCTGTCGCGGCCATCAAATCTTGTCGCGGCCAGTGGAAGCACTTCTGAAATTACACAT is a window of Chloracidobacterium sp. DNA encoding:
- a CDS encoding S9 family peptidase, translating into MKKKQWDSGTAGHTDVTFLADAKPRGATVRISIGIYCKIIIVNNKEFGMVKRLLSLAPLFIIIVIGRFVIVAQTDMKPPIAKKEPKILKIHGYEITDNYAWLRGDKSKLGPAIKSYLEENNKYTESFMGKHQPFVDTLYKEMLGRIKEDDTSVPYKLGEYWYFTKTEKGKQYSTYLRSRSKDGKNAEVLLDQNEMAKGSEYFNISEFDVSDDGKFLAFSTDTTGYRQYVLQIKDLTTGKILPDKIERVTSAVWSNDGKYLFIGQEDPVSKRSDKILRHAVGTDKNETVFEEKDVLFDVGVRRSRDRKMMFIASSAKTMREFRYLAADDPLGAWKLISPRREGHEYYATFDSGEFYITTNKNAENFKVVRAPANDPSEKNWTDFVPYNPEIKIDGIAFFKDYAVVSEVENGLEYLRVKDRKTRRADQRIETPESVYTINLTANPEYETPVVRYGYASMITPNSTYEFDFASRKSTLIKQQEIPSGYDKTQYETKRVWADARDGVKIPVILMMRKGTKLDGSAPMLLYGYGSYGLSMTPYFSVGTLSLVDRGMIYAIAQIRGGGELGEKWRLDGRMFKKLNSFNDFIDSAKWLQANKYSSPDRTVIEGGSAGGLLVGAAVNMSPSTFRAAIAQVPFVDVMNTMIDADLPLTTEEWIEWGNPRDDKKAWDYMIQYSPYENVKAQSYPNMLIEVSLNDSQVPYWEGAKLAAKIREMKTNDSQILLKTNMGAGHGGASGRYDRLKEIAFEYAYALTQVGISK